A region of the Myxococcus stipitatus DSM 14675 genome:
GCACCGCCGAGAAGCGCCGACAGGTCCTTCACTTCGAGCACGCCTCGCAGGCTGCTCCCATGGGCACCGGGCATCGCCACTTCCATGACAGACGTGGCTTCAACGGCGTAGTGGGTCTCCCCGGCTTCCACGAGCAAGCAGAGTCTGCGACCGCTTTCAAAGGGCGACACGGGGGGCGACCCTAGCAGCGTTCCGTTGGATGGTGCTAAGCCATGCGGGAGATGGCGCGCATCCTCCTCGTCGACGACGAAAAGATCGCCCGCACCCTCTACGGCGACTACCTCACGGGCGTGGGCCACACCGTCACCGCGGTGGGCACGCTTCAGGACGCTCGGCAGGCGCTCGCGGCGGACCGCTTCGACGCGGTGGTGACGGACCTCATCCTTCCTGGCGGCGACGGCATGGAGGTCCTCCGGCACGTGCGGGAGCGGCACCCTGGCGTGGAGGTCGTCGTCATCACCGCGCTGGACAAGGTGGACCCCGCGGTGCGCGCCATCAAGAGCGGCGCGGCGGAGTACCTGGTCAAGCCCGTGGCCCCGGAGGCGCTCCAGCACGCGGTGCGACGCGCGCTCACCACGCGAGACCTGCTGCAGGAGAACGCCTCGCTGCGCCGGCACGTCGCGCTGCTGGAGGCGGGGCAGCGGCTGGCCACCACGCTGGACCGCGACAAGCTGGCCACCGCCACCACGAGCGCGCTGGAGTCCATGGCCGCCGCGGGCGCCATCGTGCTCCTGGAGCGCGACACAAATCTGGGCCTGCGCGCACAGGGCACCCGAGGACTTCCTGTCGGCACCGAGGACACCGTCGTGGCGTGGCTGCGCGACCAGCTCATGGACGCGCGGGCGCCTCGCGAGCTGGACGTGCTGGACGTGCCCTTCGAGCGCATCCTCACCTTCCCCGCCGTCGAGGGCGACGCGGTGCTGGGCCACGCGGTGCTCTTCTACGCGAAGCTCCAGGCCGCCGACGGGGCCGCCGAGGCCGCGGGCTACCTGGTGCGCAACTGGGCGCTGGCGCTGCGCAACCTGGGCCGGTTCGCGGCGGTGGAGGACCTGGCGTACATCGACGACCTCACGCGCCTGTTCAACACGCGCTACCTGCACCTGGTGCTGGACCGGGAGGTCCAGGACGCGCTCCAGACGCAGCGGGCCTTCAGCCTCCTCTTCCTGGACCTGGACCACTTCAAGTCCATCAACGACACGCACGGCCACCTCATCGGCTCCAAGCTGCTCGTCGAGGCGGCGCGCGTGGTGAAGGGCTGCGTGAGAGACCACGACGTCGTGGCGCGCTTCGGCGGCGACGAGTACGTGGTGATGCTGCGCAACACCGACTCGGGCGGCGCGCTCAAGGTGGCCGAGCGCATCCGGCGCACCATGGAGACCCACCAGTTCCTCGCGCGCGAGGGGCTGGCGCTGAAGCTCTCCACCTGCATCGGCGTGGCCAGCTTCCCGGAGCACGCACGGGACAAGGCCACGCTGCTCGACCTGTCGGACCGGGCCATGTACCGCGGCAAGCGCGGCACGCGGAACGTCGTCTACATGGCGGCGCAGGACCTGGAAGCGCCGCCCGCCGAGAGGCGCCAGGCCTCCACCGGCACGTAGCCCTCAGGGCCGCATGTTCCCCACGGTGAGGCGCTTGGCGAGGCCCGGCTCCATCACCTCGGTGCTCGCGCCCTCCTTGCCCACCGCCTCCACGGACTCGTGCGGGGCTCCCGAGATGATGAGCTTGAACTTCTCCACGGCCTCCTGGGCGTGCTGGGCCTGCTCCGGGTCCAACCGCGCGATGAGCTGCCAGAAGAGCGCGGCGTGCTCGCGCTCCTCGTCCATGACGTGACGCAGGACGGCCTTGGCCTCCTCGTTGTCGGTGGCGTCGATGTGGGCGGCGTAGAGGTTGATGGCGTCCAGCTCCGCCTCGATGTTGAGCCGGATGGAACGCGCGAGCTCCGAGTCGGTCATCTTCCGAGGAACGAGGGAGTGGAACGGGTCGGTCTGCGGCATGAAGGCCCTCCGAGGCGAGGCGGCACCCGGCGGCTGCCCGGGCAAAGACGCGAACACGGGGAGCATCCGCGCCCCCAGCGGGCCGGTCAACGGATTCCCTCAGACGCGTTGCGTGACGTGTTCCCCTCCGTCATGCTTCACGACATGGAGACTCCCGCGCCGCTCGCCCAACTGCTCCAGGCCCTGGACGCGGGGGACGTGCCTGCCGCGCGCGCGGCGGCGGCGGCGCTCCAGCGCTCCGGACTCCACGCCACGCAGCTGGCCGCAGAAGTGCTTCACGAGCTGCGCCAGCCGCTTCTCGGCGTGAAGGCCTATGCCCAGCTCCTCGCCGAGGACGGCGGCTCCACCGGCCCCTTGCGCCTGCTGATGGCGCAGGTGGAGCGGATGGAGCAGATTGTCTCCGACTTCATCCGGCTCGCCAGCGAGCGCCCCGCGCCGCAGCAGCGCCTGTCCCTGGCCGCGCCCATCTGGGCCGCCGCGAAGCTCTTCAGCGTCAACCCGGATTCGGCGCGCATGTCCCTGGAGGTGGAGGCCCCCGAGGACATCTTCGTGCAGGGCAACGCGCGCCTCATCGAGCAGCTCACGCTGAACCTGCTCAACAACGCGCGCGACGCGATGTCCGGCCGGGGACGCGTCAAGGTGGTGCTCACCACCGTGGGCTCGGCGCCCGTACTGTACGTGGCGGACTGGGGCCCGGGCATCCCCGACGAGCTGCGCGAGAAGATCTTCGAGCCGTACATCACCGCGAGCAAGCGAGGCACGGGCCTGGGCCTCTCCGTGTGCCGCCGCATCGCGCAGGAGCACGACGCGCGCATCGACCTGGCGCCCCACGGAGCGCTGCGCGATGTGCCGCCGCCGGCCACGGT
Encoded here:
- a CDS encoding demethoxyubiquinone hydroxylase family protein → MPQTDPFHSLVPRKMTDSELARSIRLNIEAELDAINLYAAHIDATDNEEAKAVLRHVMDEEREHAALFWQLIARLDPEQAQHAQEAVEKFKLIISGAPHESVEAVGKEGASTEVMEPGLAKRLTVGNMRP
- a CDS encoding GGDEF domain-containing response regulator; this encodes MARILLVDDEKIARTLYGDYLTGVGHTVTAVGTLQDARQALAADRFDAVVTDLILPGGDGMEVLRHVRERHPGVEVVVITALDKVDPAVRAIKSGAAEYLVKPVAPEALQHAVRRALTTRDLLQENASLRRHVALLEAGQRLATTLDRDKLATATTSALESMAAAGAIVLLERDTNLGLRAQGTRGLPVGTEDTVVAWLRDQLMDARAPRELDVLDVPFERILTFPAVEGDAVLGHAVLFYAKLQAADGAAEAAGYLVRNWALALRNLGRFAAVEDLAYIDDLTRLFNTRYLHLVLDREVQDALQTQRAFSLLFLDLDHFKSINDTHGHLIGSKLLVEAARVVKGCVRDHDVVARFGGDEYVVMLRNTDSGGALKVAERIRRTMETHQFLAREGLALKLSTCIGVASFPEHARDKATLLDLSDRAMYRGKRGTRNVVYMAAQDLEAPPAERRQASTGT